A portion of the Bdellovibrionales bacterium genome contains these proteins:
- a CDS encoding NAD(P)-dependent oxidoreductase — translation MIDALVTGAGGFVGRALVARLKAEGRDVLALDRAAGEVEDAATWEALPAARCVYHLAARTYVPDSWRDKAAFIKTNVMGTEQALAYCRQHGARLIYLSAYVYGIPQNLPIAEEHSVSPNNPYALSKHLAEQLCAFAAAFQGVDVTVLRPFNIYGVGQRSDFLIPTIIEQVKRGDVIRVKDLAPRRDYVYIDDVVEAMVKAAACPSGYHVLNIGSGQSSSVEEIIATVQRVAGTSFPVYSEEQVRAQEIPDVVADVRLAKDVLGWSPRTSFEEGIRNLIRMETA, via the coding sequence ATGATTGATGCCCTTGTGACAGGTGCAGGCGGCTTTGTGGGGCGAGCGCTTGTGGCTCGTTTGAAGGCCGAAGGCCGTGACGTTTTAGCATTGGATAGAGCCGCTGGTGAGGTTGAGGACGCCGCAACGTGGGAGGCTCTTCCCGCCGCTCGCTGTGTTTATCATCTGGCAGCGCGCACCTACGTCCCCGATAGTTGGCGTGATAAGGCCGCTTTTATTAAAACAAACGTGATGGGAACTGAACAGGCATTGGCCTATTGCCGCCAGCATGGCGCTCGCCTGATTTATTTAAGCGCCTATGTTTATGGGATTCCACAAAACCTGCCGATTGCTGAAGAGCACTCTGTTTCTCCCAATAATCCCTATGCCCTTTCAAAACACTTGGCCGAACAATTGTGCGCTTTTGCGGCGGCGTTTCAGGGCGTGGACGTAACGGTATTGCGGCCTTTTAACATTTATGGTGTTGGGCAGCGTTCGGATTTTCTGATCCCTACGATAATAGAACAAGTCAAAAGGGGAGATGTCATTCGCGTTAAAGACCTCGCGCCGCGCCGTGACTATGTTTATATCGATGACGTGGTTGAGGCGATGGTGAAGGCTGCAGCCTGTCCCTCTGGCTATCATGTGTTAAATATTGGAAGCGGCCAATCCTCTTCGGTAGAAGAGATTATTGCCACTGTCCAGCGCGTGGCGGGGACGTCTTTTCCCGTTTATTCCGAAGAGCAGGTCAGGGCGCAGGAAATCCCCGATGTTGTGGCAGATGTGCGGTTAGCCAAAGACGTTTTGGGCTGGTCACCGCGCACGTCGTTTGAGGAAGGAATACGAAACCTTATACGGATGGAGACGGCTTGA
- a CDS encoding acyltransferase, with product MGFLRLFLALGVIAAHTSGSPSFFVGGRESVLLFYIISGFYMSLILNEKYTGVGSNIAFYKSRYLRLWVPYAVAMVFVAIGFLASGVWRFYAETYQAFPAGYAVFAGLSNIFILGQDILWLVSTRAGELVLRPMGAEGFNGASLAMNGPVFSVSLELYFYMLAPFIVRRKRTAYLFALTGLAYHVMLRAGHLSSLGLTYHVFPATVAYFGMGASLYHLSKKELWQKSDLAFIAVAVGLIMLMSSTFLPRPLLIGFMVALPFLFALMRRIAFDRWLGELSYGVYIIHLPLLMIVNKWTHDFWGVGQFWGIALTSILLSMALHHGIEVPLTRYRERHFASRMISK from the coding sequence ATGGGCTTTCTTCGTTTGTTCCTAGCCTTGGGCGTGATCGCGGCTCATACATCCGGCAGCCCCTCCTTTTTTGTTGGCGGGCGTGAGTCCGTCCTCCTTTTTTATATTATCTCTGGCTTTTACATGAGCCTTATCCTGAATGAGAAATACACAGGTGTAGGCTCTAACATCGCTTTTTATAAAAGCCGTTATTTGCGCCTGTGGGTTCCCTATGCCGTCGCAATGGTTTTCGTAGCGATAGGATTCTTGGCATCGGGCGTTTGGCGTTTTTATGCTGAAACCTATCAGGCCTTTCCTGCGGGCTATGCCGTCTTTGCGGGGCTGTCGAATATCTTTATCTTGGGGCAGGACATTCTGTGGCTGGTCAGTACCCGCGCGGGTGAGCTGGTGTTACGCCCGATGGGAGCCGAAGGCTTTAACGGCGCATCGCTGGCCATGAATGGCCCCGTTTTTTCCGTAAGCTTAGAGCTGTACTTTTATATGCTTGCGCCGTTTATTGTTCGGCGAAAGAGGACGGCTTATTTGTTTGCTCTAACGGGGTTGGCCTATCATGTGATGTTGCGCGCGGGGCATCTTTCCAGCCTTGGCCTAACCTATCACGTCTTTCCCGCGACGGTTGCCTATTTCGGGATGGGCGCTTCGCTTTATCATCTGTCTAAAAAGGAGCTGTGGCAGAAAAGTGATCTTGCCTTTATCGCTGTTGCTGTGGGCTTGATCATGCTCATGAGCTCCACCTTCTTGCCAAGGCCGCTTCTTATTGGCTTTATGGTCGCGTTGCCCTTCCTTTTTGCGCTGATGCGTAGGATCGCGTTTGACCGTTGGTTGGGTGAGCTTTCATACGGCGTTTATATAATACATCTCCCTTTGCTGATGATTGTGAACAAATGGACGCATGATTTTTGGGGCGTGGGGCAGTTTTGGGGGATCGCGCTCACTTCTATCCTGCTTAGCATGGCACTTCATCACGGGATCGAAGTGCCCCTCACGCGCTACCGCGAGCGTCATTTTGCTTCGCGGATGATTTCCAAATAA
- a CDS encoding class I SAM-dependent methyltransferase gives MCNCEAGAIRRDIDALFKNTPWLLRMLATLRPFICPFEEILKEVPAGASTLDIGCGQGLLLNLLAQRKMIASGIGFEANEMTLAIARQTAQEHGLGGLSFVQGMTPDQLPQGPFGLVMMIDVLHHVSVKDQKGLFMAAASRVAKGGCFIYKDMAMRPLWCAWINRLHDLVLARQIIHYVPFEIVQLWAHEAGFKVLRSESLRRLAYAHELLVLENPI, from the coding sequence ATGTGTAACTGCGAGGCAGGGGCTATTCGCCGCGACATCGACGCTCTTTTTAAAAACACGCCTTGGCTGCTTCGTATGCTGGCGACGCTTCGCCCGTTTATCTGCCCTTTTGAGGAAATTTTGAAAGAGGTTCCGGCAGGCGCTTCGACCTTGGATATTGGCTGCGGGCAGGGGCTTTTGCTCAACCTTTTGGCGCAGCGTAAAATGATTGCGTCGGGCATCGGGTTTGAGGCGAATGAAATGACCTTGGCGATTGCCCGTCAAACAGCGCAGGAGCATGGGCTGGGCGGACTTTCCTTTGTGCAGGGCATGACCCCCGACCAACTGCCGCAAGGCCCCTTTGGGCTTGTGATGATGATTGATGTTCTGCATCACGTCAGCGTCAAGGATCAAAAAGGCTTGTTTATGGCGGCGGCGTCGCGCGTGGCTAAAGGGGGGTGCTTTATTTATAAAGATATGGCGATGAGGCCCCTGTGGTGCGCTTGGATTAACCGCCTGCACGATCTGGTTTTGGCGCGGCAAATTATCCATTACGTCCCGTTTGAGATTGTCCAATTGTGGGCACATGAGGCAGGGTTTAAGGTTTTGCGCAGCGAGTCCTTGCGTCGGCTGGCCTATGCGCATGAGCTTCTTGTTTTGGAAAACCCCATATGA
- a CDS encoding NAD-dependent 4,6-dehydratase LegB — protein sequence MSKPQKILVTGADGFIGSHLTEELVRQGHDVTAFVLYNSFGSWGWLDHCSPDVRGKFKVFSGDIRDPNGVRTAMAGMDAVMHLAALIAIPFSYHSPDSYVDTNIKGTLNVLQAARSEGVARIIHTSTSEVYGTARYVPIDEVHPLQGQSPYSATKIAADQLAMSFFLSFGTPVVTVRPFNTYGPRQSARAVIPTIITQLAAGQRQIKLGSLHPTRDFNYVEDTVAGFIAALTAKGCVGETINLGSNFEVSIGKTAQMIAQAMGTPVEILSDDERLRPAKSEVERLWASNEKAKKLLEWAPCYGGEEGFARGLQKTIEWFINPENLKTYKAGIYNV from the coding sequence ATGTCAAAACCCCAAAAGATTCTGGTCACGGGAGCCGATGGCTTCATAGGCTCTCACTTGACCGAAGAGCTTGTTCGTCAAGGGCATGACGTGACCGCCTTTGTTCTTTACAACTCCTTTGGCTCATGGGGCTGGTTGGATCACTGCTCGCCTGACGTGCGGGGCAAGTTTAAGGTTTTCTCCGGCGATATTCGCGATCCCAACGGCGTTAGGACGGCGATGGCGGGCATGGATGCTGTCATGCACCTTGCGGCGTTGATTGCGATTCCTTTTTCCTATCACTCGCCAGATTCGTACGTCGATACGAATATCAAAGGGACGCTGAATGTTTTGCAGGCAGCCCGCAGTGAGGGCGTGGCGCGGATTATCCATACCTCCACCAGTGAGGTTTACGGGACGGCACGTTATGTGCCAATTGATGAGGTTCACCCGCTGCAGGGCCAGTCTCCCTATTCAGCGACGAAGATTGCCGCTGATCAGTTGGCGATGTCGTTCTTCCTTTCATTCGGCACGCCTGTCGTGACGGTGCGCCCGTTTAACACCTATGGTCCTCGGCAATCCGCCCGTGCCGTGATCCCGACGATTATCACCCAATTGGCGGCAGGGCAGAGGCAGATAAAGCTTGGCTCGCTTCATCCTACGCGTGACTTCAACTATGTTGAGGATACCGTGGCAGGTTTTATTGCCGCCCTAACAGCAAAGGGCTGCGTTGGTGAGACGATCAATTTGGGGAGTAATTTTGAGGTGAGCATCGGCAAAACGGCGCAGATGATTGCTCAAGCGATGGGCACGCCCGTTGAAATCCTCTCCGATGACGAAAGGCTTCGCCCTGCCAAAAGCGAGGTTGAGCGTCTGTGGGCCTCGAATGAAAAAGCTAAGAAGCTTTTGGAATGGGCGCCCTGTTATGGCGGTGAAGAAGGCTTTGCAAGGGGGCTTCAAAAGACGATTGAGTGGTTCATAAACCCCGAGAATCTGAAAACCTATAAAGCGGGGATATATAATGTCTAA
- a CDS encoding UbiA prenyltransferase family protein produces the protein MPPILRLLRPLQWVKSAFVAAPLFFNAPLWSAQTLALVAWGMAAFCLMASAVYVLNDLMDREADREHAVKRLRPLASGEVSPSLAYVLILVLLVIALEIATWLGGLFPVFLLSYGAIQLLYCFWLKNHALIDVMTIAIGFVLRVLAGAALIDVTPTSWIIIMTMLLALFQGLAKRRDDLVHAMEVSHRRSLVGYNKPFLDVAISVILGGLLVAYLIFTTDAAVIERFGTENLFYTAPLVILGILRYLQITLVEEKSGSPTEVVLRDKFMIFSILGWVVSFFVVPHV, from the coding sequence ATGCCCCCTATTCTCCGTCTTCTTAGGCCTCTCCAGTGGGTCAAAAGCGCCTTTGTCGCCGCGCCGCTGTTTTTTAACGCCCCCCTTTGGTCAGCGCAAACGCTGGCGCTCGTGGCATGGGGTATGGCCGCTTTTTGCCTAATGGCTAGCGCAGTTTATGTTTTGAACGATTTGATGGATCGTGAGGCCGATAGAGAACACGCCGTCAAAAGGTTGCGCCCCCTTGCGAGTGGCGAGGTTTCTCCCTCTCTGGCTTACGTTCTTATCCTTGTACTCCTCGTCATTGCCTTGGAAATTGCGACGTGGCTTGGCGGCTTGTTTCCTGTCTTCCTCCTTTCATATGGTGCGATTCAGCTTCTTTACTGTTTCTGGCTTAAGAATCATGCCCTGATTGATGTGATGACGATTGCCATTGGCTTTGTTTTGCGTGTGCTGGCGGGGGCGGCTTTGATTGATGTGACGCCAACCTCGTGGATCATTATTATGACAATGCTTCTTGCCTTGTTTCAAGGTCTGGCGAAGCGGCGCGATGATCTCGTGCATGCGATGGAGGTCAGCCATCGGCGCAGTCTTGTCGGCTATAATAAGCCATTTCTGGATGTTGCTATTTCTGTGATTCTGGGCGGCCTTCTTGTCGCCTATCTGATTTTTACAACCGATGCTGCCGTGATTGAGCGTTTTGGAACGGAAAATCTTTTTTATACAGCTCCTCTCGTGATTCTTGGCATTCTGCGCTACTTGCAAATTACACTGGTCGAAGAAAAATCAGGTTCACCGACCGAGGTTGTATTGCGTGATAAGTTTATGATTTTCTCTATCCTTGGGTGGGTTGTTTCCTTTTTTGTGGTGCCCCATGTGTAA
- the asnB gene encoding asparagine synthase (glutamine-hydrolyzing), producing MCGLAGFIQWSGIGDGEGESLLTNMTDALAHRGPNDAGAWIDSAAGVALGHRRLAIVDLSPAGHQPMTSASGRFVIVFNGEIYNHGDLRKGLQETGRAPAAWKGHSDTETLVAGFDAWGIEATIRKTRGMFALAVWDKKEKSLTLARDRLGEKPLYYGWQRKGGSPTFLFASQVAALREHPSFEGEIDRDGLCLLLRHNCIGGASSIYRGIHKLEAGCLLTLAQGEQAPTITRYWSGADVAREGVLNPFQGSPQEAVDALEVLLKDAVQSQMMADVPLGAFLSGGIDSSTIVALMQASASRPVKTFSIGFQDALYDEAAHAKAVAQHLGTDHTELYVTPQQAMDVIPSLPRFYDEPFADSSQIPTFLVSQLARQHVTVSLSGDGGDELFCGYTRYQLTASAWSRLAKIPLPLRRLMARVITAIPPQSWNRGVALMTSLTSRKPSWSNVGDKMHKGANALASPSVSHLYGSLVSHWSDPASIVIEGQEPPTMLTSLSPDMEGLDDVQRMMALDMLSYMPDDILTKVDRAAMAVSLETRVPLLDPRVVAFAWSLPQSIKIRDGQTKWPLRQVLDRYVPRELIERPKMGFGVPLDSWLRGPLKTWAEDLLDETRLRREGFFNPKPIREKWRDHLSGKRNWAYPLWDILMFEAWLEHNKP from the coding sequence ATGTGCGGATTAGCGGGTTTTATCCAGTGGAGCGGGATTGGCGACGGCGAGGGTGAATCTCTCCTGACCAACATGACCGATGCGCTGGCGCATCGTGGCCCTAACGATGCGGGGGCGTGGATCGACAGCGCCGCCGGAGTTGCCCTTGGCCACCGCCGCCTTGCGATTGTCGATCTGTCCCCTGCGGGGCATCAACCCATGACATCGGCCAGCGGGCGGTTTGTAATCGTCTTTAACGGCGAGATTTATAATCATGGCGATTTGCGTAAAGGCCTGCAAGAAACTGGCCGCGCCCCTGCGGCTTGGAAAGGTCATTCTGATACGGAAACGCTCGTCGCTGGTTTTGACGCGTGGGGCATCGAAGCCACGATTAGAAAAACGCGCGGCATGTTTGCACTCGCCGTCTGGGACAAAAAAGAGAAGTCTCTGACGCTGGCACGCGATCGCCTTGGCGAAAAACCGCTTTACTACGGCTGGCAAAGAAAAGGCGGCTCACCCACTTTCCTTTTTGCCTCGCAAGTTGCGGCGCTTCGCGAACATCCTTCGTTTGAAGGAGAGATTGATCGCGATGGGCTTTGCCTTTTGCTCCGGCACAACTGTATTGGGGGCGCATCCTCTATCTATCGCGGGATTCATAAGCTAGAGGCCGGATGCCTTTTGACGTTGGCGCAAGGCGAACAGGCCCCGACCATAACGCGCTATTGGTCGGGCGCGGATGTGGCACGAGAAGGCGTCCTCAATCCGTTTCAAGGCTCACCGCAAGAGGCCGTGGATGCGCTAGAGGTTCTTCTAAAAGACGCTGTTCAATCACAGATGATGGCTGATGTGCCGCTGGGCGCATTCCTGTCAGGCGGCATTGACTCCTCAACCATCGTCGCCTTGATGCAGGCCAGCGCCTCGCGCCCCGTCAAAACCTTTTCCATCGGCTTTCAAGACGCGCTTTATGATGAGGCCGCGCACGCCAAGGCCGTCGCGCAGCATCTTGGCACGGATCATACTGAGCTTTACGTCACGCCGCAGCAAGCGATGGACGTGATCCCTTCCCTGCCCCGCTTTTACGACGAGCCTTTTGCCGACTCCTCGCAGATACCAACCTTTCTCGTCTCACAGTTGGCGCGGCAACACGTCACCGTGTCCCTATCGGGTGACGGCGGCGATGAATTATTTTGCGGATACACGCGCTATCAGCTCACCGCCTCGGCATGGAGCCGCCTTGCGAAAATCCCGCTCCCATTGCGCCGCCTGATGGCGCGGGTTATCACCGCCATTCCGCCGCAAAGCTGGAATCGCGGCGTGGCGTTAATGACTTCCCTCACTTCTCGAAAACCTTCATGGTCAAATGTGGGCGACAAGATGCACAAGGGCGCGAACGCGCTGGCCAGCCCCTCGGTCAGCCATCTTTACGGCTCGCTGGTATCACATTGGAGCGATCCGGCCTCTATCGTGATAGAAGGACAGGAACCGCCAACTATGCTGACAAGCCTATCGCCCGACATGGAAGGGCTAGACGACGTGCAGCGCATGATGGCGCTCGACATGCTTTCGTACATGCCGGACGATATTTTGACCAAGGTGGATCGTGCCGCGATGGCTGTTTCACTAGAAACGCGCGTACCGCTTCTTGATCCTCGCGTTGTCGCCTTTGCATGGAGCCTTCCCCAATCCATAAAGATACGGGATGGACAAACCAAGTGGCCTCTGCGGCAAGTGCTTGATCGTTATGTCCCACGCGAACTGATCGAGCGCCCTAAAATGGGCTTTGGCGTGCCGCTAGATTCATGGCTGCGCGGGCCGCTCAAAACATGGGCAGAAGATTTACTGGATGAAACGCGCCTAAGGCGTGAGGGCTTCTTTAACCCCAAACCCATCCGCGAAAAATGGCGCGATCATCTATCCGGTAAGCGCAATTGGGCCTATCCCCTATGGGATATCTTGATGTTTGAGGCATGGCTGGAGCATAATAAGCCATGA
- a CDS encoding GT-D fold domain-containing glycosyltransferase — translation MSLFFRKRSVFGRFPFVYVIQLWDNPAYFVSILKRLFIYKRDTTDYAPCYKNLHFLSAQETLEDLMATGKSLARYSDGEIGQLVGAGEYPPDSDWCQKNSKALIADLTASLSSTDSRLMVAVDPPSTFLAARDSVHSIRFEYAMWLDTRRLLWKYLNPSVRYGHCHLFIKANCPDLDWAQLRDFLSDKDIIIATGHVEKLKHLQLGRRTFFIECGTENAYEKKEAIRAAILKKIEEEKLNKSSTIVFASLGPTAAILAHQMLNTGVCLWDTGHMFEFAATGFIEDVFKV, via the coding sequence ATGAGTTTATTTTTTCGAAAACGTAGCGTCTTTGGGCGGTTTCCGTTCGTTTATGTGATCCAGCTTTGGGATAATCCGGCATATTTCGTTTCTATTCTAAAAAGGCTTTTTATTTATAAACGCGACACAACAGATTATGCGCCGTGCTACAAGAACCTCCATTTTCTCTCGGCGCAGGAAACGCTAGAAGATTTAATGGCAACGGGAAAAAGTTTGGCGCGATACAGTGATGGCGAGATTGGCCAGCTGGTTGGCGCAGGGGAATACCCGCCGGATTCGGATTGGTGTCAAAAGAACTCTAAGGCGCTGATTGCTGATCTTACGGCATCGCTTTCTTCAACAGACTCACGCCTGATGGTGGCGGTGGATCCTCCGTCGACCTTTTTGGCGGCTCGCGACTCTGTTCATTCCATCCGCTTTGAATATGCGATGTGGCTGGATACGCGTCGCCTTTTATGGAAATACCTAAACCCCAGCGTTCGTTATGGTCACTGCCATCTTTTTATCAAGGCTAACTGCCCTGATCTTGATTGGGCGCAGTTGAGGGATTTTCTGAGCGATAAAGACATTATTATCGCTACAGGGCATGTGGAGAAGCTGAAGCATTTGCAGCTGGGGCGTAGGACGTTCTTTATCGAGTGCGGGACGGAAAACGCCTATGAGAAAAAGGAAGCCATTAGGGCAGCAATCCTGAAAAAGATCGAGGAAGAAAAACTGAATAAGTCGTCCACGATTGTTTTCGCCTCGCTTGGCCCCACGGCGGCCATTCTGGCTCATCAAATGTTGAACACAGGGGTGTGCTTGTGGGACACGGGCCATATGTTTGAGTTTGCAGCTACAGGTTTTATTGAGGACGTTTTTAAGGTCTAA
- a CDS encoding glycosyltransferase, whose protein sequence is MRILHLIIGLNTGGAEIMLQRLVERHQGSPAFHHEVISLTDTGPIGVRLKEKGVTVHALGLHSLIDAPRVLWALYRLIRKTKPDIMQTWMVHADLIGGIVARLAGCPHVVWSLHACNIALAGTASARWLLPLCARLSVWIPVKIIAVSQACSLFHAQRGYDSSRIVVIPNGLDIVAMKATPQARTRLRQEEGIPDSAMVIGCVARFNGTKDIETLVRAAGLVLSQNKNVHFMLVGTDMTKSNPPLNAWIGRESASAAFHLMGERADIPDCLAAMDIFCLSSITESFGLAVAEAMAMEKPCVTTNVDDLPALLGEGGVTVPSSSPKALASALTAMIEAPEAYRAELGRKGKEHVEAHFSLTRMMALYEALYLEIIREAK, encoded by the coding sequence ATGCGTATTCTTCACCTTATCATCGGCCTGAACACGGGCGGCGCAGAAATCATGCTGCAGCGCCTTGTTGAGCGGCATCAAGGCTCGCCCGCGTTTCATCACGAGGTCATCTCGTTGACGGACACAGGGCCTATTGGCGTGCGCCTGAAAGAAAAAGGCGTGACCGTTCACGCCTTGGGTCTCCACTCTCTTATTGATGCGCCGCGCGTCCTATGGGCGCTTTACCGCCTTATCAGGAAAACGAAACCCGACATCATGCAAACATGGATGGTTCACGCTGACCTTATCGGCGGGATCGTGGCGCGGTTGGCGGGCTGCCCCCATGTCGTATGGAGCCTTCACGCCTGTAACATTGCGCTGGCGGGAACGGCTTCAGCGCGCTGGCTTCTGCCCCTTTGCGCAAGGTTGTCGGTATGGATTCCCGTCAAGATCATCGCCGTCTCACAGGCCTGCAGCCTTTTTCACGCGCAGCGCGGCTATGACTCTAGCCGAATCGTCGTAATCCCGAACGGCCTTGATATTGTGGCCATGAAAGCTACCCCACAAGCCCGAACGCGCCTCCGGCAAGAAGAAGGGATTCCCGATAGTGCGATGGTCATCGGTTGCGTCGCGCGATTTAATGGAACCAAGGATATCGAAACGCTTGTCCGCGCGGCAGGACTTGTTTTATCGCAAAACAAAAACGTTCATTTTATGTTGGTAGGGACGGATATGACCAAATCCAACCCGCCGCTAAACGCTTGGATCGGGCGTGAGAGCGCCTCCGCCGCCTTTCATCTGATGGGCGAACGCGCCGATATCCCCGACTGCTTGGCAGCCATGGATATCTTTTGCCTTTCTTCCATTACGGAGTCGTTTGGCCTTGCCGTTGCCGAAGCGATGGCGATGGAAAAGCCCTGTGTTACGACTAACGTGGACGACCTGCCCGCTCTTCTTGGTGAAGGCGGCGTGACCGTACCGTCCTCCTCACCCAAAGCGTTGGCGTCGGCACTTACAGCCATGATCGAGGCGCCAGAAGCCTATCGTGCCGAGCTTGGCCGCAAGGGCAAGGAGCACGTAGAGGCGCATTTCTCGCTCACGCGCATGATGGCTTTATATGAGGCGCTTTATTTGGAAATCATCCGCGAAGCAAAATGA
- a CDS encoding glycosyltransferase has product MKTSVIVSSMNRKVTLLRLMDNLVAQTNRPDEVIVVEAGGGTWSPDEVPSALRAGFNVLYAKGEALAVSRDKGQQAATGDVLFFLDDDIVMPNTYVAQALAYLAANPSVMAVGGAYVDKDAPDRADSKHLFARLMGIHGDGHANRLLPSGWTDYVRGLYAQEVSEAEWLFGCNSVVRATAFPKAQFATGMAAWSFLEDVFFGRSLMKNFGLCLRVLPSLRVIHDPPSSGGRISPATLRMRVLYRYILWREHVAKNLKSRFMFALGMLANLLLMIKQEKRFWVVPESLKATLFIIKNPNLSWEEANEFIFSKT; this is encoded by the coding sequence ATGAAGACGTCTGTTATTGTCTCCAGTATGAACCGCAAGGTAACGCTTTTGCGCCTGATGGACAATCTTGTCGCGCAAACGAATCGGCCTGATGAAGTGATCGTGGTTGAGGCCGGCGGTGGCACATGGTCGCCGGATGAAGTCCCCTCAGCCCTTCGTGCAGGCTTTAACGTCCTTTATGCCAAAGGCGAAGCCTTAGCGGTTTCGCGCGATAAGGGCCAGCAAGCGGCTACGGGGGATGTTCTTTTCTTCCTTGATGACGACATTGTCATGCCGAATACCTATGTCGCGCAAGCGCTCGCCTATCTAGCCGCTAACCCTTCCGTTATGGCGGTGGGGGGGGCTTATGTGGATAAGGATGCGCCGGATCGCGCAGACTCGAAGCACCTTTTTGCGCGTCTGATGGGGATTCATGGCGATGGACACGCCAACCGTCTTTTGCCATCGGGCTGGACGGACTATGTGCGTGGGCTCTATGCGCAAGAGGTTTCTGAGGCCGAATGGCTTTTTGGATGCAACAGCGTTGTGCGTGCTACGGCCTTTCCTAAGGCGCAATTTGCCACGGGTATGGCGGCGTGGTCGTTCTTAGAGGACGTTTTCTTCGGTCGTTCTTTGATGAAGAATTTTGGTCTGTGCCTACGCGTTCTTCCGTCCTTGCGCGTCATTCATGATCCTCCGTCAAGCGGGGGACGGATTAGTCCTGCCACGCTGCGGATGCGCGTTTTGTACCGTTATATTCTTTGGCGCGAGCATGTTGCCAAGAACCTAAAAAGCCGCTTTATGTTTGCCTTGGGCATGCTTGCCAATCTGCTTTTGATGATCAAGCAGGAAAAGCGTTTTTGGGTTGTTCCTGAAAGCCTTAAAGCGACGCTTTTTATCATCAAGAATCCAAACCTGTCATGGGAAGAAGCCAATGAGTTTATTTTTTCGAAAACGTAG
- a CDS encoding sugar phosphate nucleotidyltransferase, translating to MSKRAVILAGGKGTRLRPYTTVLPKPLMPLDDRPILEIVIRQLAKAGFDRVTLAVNHQAELIQAFFQDGARLGVSIDYSLEDKPLSTMGPLKLIPDLPDHFLVMNGDILSDLDYGAFYDRHVQADRLFTVSSMEREQRVDYGVLDLNEANDLVGFREKPSLTYHVSMGVYMVSRRVLDVIPEGRSYGFDQLMLDLIKTKTPATVVPFDGYWLDIGRPDDYEKAQSEFAAMKSRFLDD from the coding sequence ATGTCTAAACGCGCTGTGATCCTCGCGGGCGGGAAGGGGACGCGGCTGCGTCCCTATACGACCGTCCTTCCCAAGCCGCTTATGCCGCTAGACGATCGACCGATCCTTGAAATTGTGATCAGGCAGCTTGCTAAGGCGGGGTTTGATCGCGTGACCTTGGCCGTTAATCATCAGGCGGAGCTTATCCAAGCGTTTTTCCAAGACGGCGCGCGGCTTGGTGTATCTATCGACTATTCTTTAGAAGATAAGCCGCTTAGCACGATGGGGCCGTTGAAGCTTATCCCTGATTTACCGGATCACTTTTTGGTGATGAATGGCGATATTCTTTCCGATCTTGATTATGGCGCTTTCTATGACAGGCATGTTCAAGCGGATCGTCTGTTCACGGTTTCCTCGATGGAAAGGGAGCAGCGCGTTGATTATGGCGTTCTTGATTTGAACGAGGCAAACGATTTAGTGGGCTTTCGCGAGAAGCCTAGCCTGACCTATCACGTCAGCATGGGCGTTTATATGGTCAGCCGTAGGGTTTTGGATGTTATCCCTGAAGGCCGATCTTACGGATTCGATCAGTTGATGCTTGATCTGATTAAGACAAAAACACCCGCAACCGTAGTCCCGTTCGATGGCTATTGGCTGGATATCGGCAGGCCGGACGATTACGAAAAGGCGCAGAGTGAGTTTGCTGCCATGAAAAGCAGGTTCCTTGATGATTGA